The following are encoded together in the Lagopus muta isolate bLagMut1 chromosome 7, bLagMut1 primary, whole genome shotgun sequence genome:
- the CCR4 gene encoding C-C chemokine receptor type 4 isoform X1 yields MIIIMQRVTDLFIFFHSQELGEKTMSLSSTESLEADTSTFYDFYDNYNDAPQPCSKETVKRFAASFLPVLYTLVFLVGLIGNTLVIVVLFKYKRLKSMTDVYLLNLAISDLLFVLSLPFWSYFMIDQWVFGSPSCKIISWLYLVGFYSGIFFIMLMSIDRYLAIVRAVFSLKARTAFHGLIASLIVWLVALLASAPELVFRESFVEQNYTTCKLRYPSNYMTWKLFYTLEINILGLLLPFIVMAFCYSMIIKTLLHCRNEKKNKAVRMIFAVMIVFFFFWTPYNIVILLQLLEATGVIRNCQTSKNLDYAFQVTETLGLFHCCLNPVIYFFMGEKFKKYLKMLFKNWQLPGVICKWCGLHITYHTESTGSFHTQSTGDQEAL; encoded by the coding sequence ATGATCATCATCATGCAGAGAGTGACTGACctttttatattctttcattctcaggaactgggggaaaaaaccATGAGTTTATCAAGCACGGAGTCCCTTGAAGCTGACACCTCAACCTTTTATGACTTTTATGATAATTATAATGATGCTCCACAACCTTGCAGTAAGGAAACCGTCAAGAGGTTTGCAGCCTCTTTCCTCCCTGTTCTATATACCCTGGTGTTCCTGGTTGGGCTAATAGGAAACACTctggtcattgtggtcctctTTAAATACAAGAGACTGAAGAGTATGACTGATGTGTACCTGTTAAACCTCGCCATCTCAGatttgctctttgttttatCCCTGCCCTTCTGGTCTTATTTCATGATAGACCAATGGGTTTTTGGAAGTCCCTCGTGTAAAATTATTTCGTGGCTCTATCTGGTTGGGTTCTACAGTGGGatattttttattatgcttATGAGCATAGACAGATACCTGGCAATTGTTCGTGCAGTGTTTTCCTTGAAAGCAAGAACTGCCTTCCACGGCCTGATTGCCAGTCTTATTGTATGGCTGGTAGCTCTTTTAGCCTCAGCTCCAGAACTTGTATTTAGAGAATCTTTTGTTGAACAAAATTATACTACTTGCAAGCTGAGATATCCGAGCAACTACATGACATGGAAACTCTTCTACACTTTGGAAATCAATATTCTTGGGCTCCTACTCCCTTTTATAGTTATGGCATTTTGTTACTCCATGATTATTAAAACTTTACTacactgcagaaatgagaaaaagaataagGCCGTGAGGATGATCTTTGCTGTCatgattgtgtttttcttcttctggacCCCCTACAATATCGTAATTTTACTACAACTGCTGGAAGCTACTGGAGTCATTAGAAACTGTCAAACAAGTAAGAACCTGGACTATGCATTTCAAGTAACTGAAACCCTTGGCCTTTTTCACTGTTGCCTCAATCCAGTCATCTATTTCTTCATGGGGGAAAAATTTAAGAAGTACCTGAAGATGCTCTTTAAGAACTGGCAGTTACCTGGAGTTATTTGTAAGTGGTGTGGACTCCATATCACTTACCACACCGAGTCTACAGGATCGTTCCACACACAGTCAACCGGGGACCAAGAAGCTCTGTAA
- the CCR4 gene encoding C-C chemokine receptor type 4 isoform X2, which translates to MSLSSTESLEADTSTFYDFYDNYNDAPQPCSKETVKRFAASFLPVLYTLVFLVGLIGNTLVIVVLFKYKRLKSMTDVYLLNLAISDLLFVLSLPFWSYFMIDQWVFGSPSCKIISWLYLVGFYSGIFFIMLMSIDRYLAIVRAVFSLKARTAFHGLIASLIVWLVALLASAPELVFRESFVEQNYTTCKLRYPSNYMTWKLFYTLEINILGLLLPFIVMAFCYSMIIKTLLHCRNEKKNKAVRMIFAVMIVFFFFWTPYNIVILLQLLEATGVIRNCQTSKNLDYAFQVTETLGLFHCCLNPVIYFFMGEKFKKYLKMLFKNWQLPGVICKWCGLHITYHTESTGSFHTQSTGDQEAL; encoded by the coding sequence ATGAGTTTATCAAGCACGGAGTCCCTTGAAGCTGACACCTCAACCTTTTATGACTTTTATGATAATTATAATGATGCTCCACAACCTTGCAGTAAGGAAACCGTCAAGAGGTTTGCAGCCTCTTTCCTCCCTGTTCTATATACCCTGGTGTTCCTGGTTGGGCTAATAGGAAACACTctggtcattgtggtcctctTTAAATACAAGAGACTGAAGAGTATGACTGATGTGTACCTGTTAAACCTCGCCATCTCAGatttgctctttgttttatCCCTGCCCTTCTGGTCTTATTTCATGATAGACCAATGGGTTTTTGGAAGTCCCTCGTGTAAAATTATTTCGTGGCTCTATCTGGTTGGGTTCTACAGTGGGatattttttattatgcttATGAGCATAGACAGATACCTGGCAATTGTTCGTGCAGTGTTTTCCTTGAAAGCAAGAACTGCCTTCCACGGCCTGATTGCCAGTCTTATTGTATGGCTGGTAGCTCTTTTAGCCTCAGCTCCAGAACTTGTATTTAGAGAATCTTTTGTTGAACAAAATTATACTACTTGCAAGCTGAGATATCCGAGCAACTACATGACATGGAAACTCTTCTACACTTTGGAAATCAATATTCTTGGGCTCCTACTCCCTTTTATAGTTATGGCATTTTGTTACTCCATGATTATTAAAACTTTACTacactgcagaaatgagaaaaagaataagGCCGTGAGGATGATCTTTGCTGTCatgattgtgtttttcttcttctggacCCCCTACAATATCGTAATTTTACTACAACTGCTGGAAGCTACTGGAGTCATTAGAAACTGTCAAACAAGTAAGAACCTGGACTATGCATTTCAAGTAACTGAAACCCTTGGCCTTTTTCACTGTTGCCTCAATCCAGTCATCTATTTCTTCATGGGGGAAAAATTTAAGAAGTACCTGAAGATGCTCTTTAAGAACTGGCAGTTACCTGGAGTTATTTGTAAGTGGTGTGGACTCCATATCACTTACCACACCGAGTCTACAGGATCGTTCCACACACAGTCAACCGGGGACCAAGAAGCTCTGTAA